One region of Tachysurus fulvidraco isolate hzauxx_2018 chromosome 9, HZAU_PFXX_2.0, whole genome shotgun sequence genomic DNA includes:
- the LOC113637542 gene encoding uncharacterized protein LOC113637542 has translation MDVQTKKQWSVDEINCLLALWSSTEVQKKLDGATRTKPVLQQIQREMAAAGFNKSVGQINNKLKKLKKEYRDQQKDLGRSGSCRPHRNPHFDVLDSVLGDRPTFQPTGALNSATLILEGMANNSLEKSHTDPGKFYFTLLLSPASSLTKLLDKLSAINDGDDLEFPPPLSCSSPSSLSRSSGDACTSSAQNKHGKRKRDSISELVAYLERADERFFQHSKDMENALLQQMSATHGLMEHMLTTNDKTAQ, from the exons atggaCGTGCAAACCAAAAAACAGTGGTCCGTTGATGAAATCAACTGCCTACTTGCACTCTGGTCCTCGACAGAAGTCCAGAAGAAGTTGGATGGAGCGACAAGAACAAAACCGGTGCTACAGCAAATTCAGCGTGAGATGGCTGCAGCGGGGTTCAACAAGAGTGTCGGTCAAATTAACAATAAgcttaaaaaattaaagaagGAGTACAGAGACCAACAAAAGGACCTCGGTCGAAGCGGCAGTTGTCGGCCACATCGTAATCCACATTTTGATGTTCTCGACTCTGTCCTCGGCGACAGACCAACCTTCCAGCCTACCGGGGCACTGAACTCCGCAACATTGATACTCGAAGGAATGGCTAATAATTCGCTTGAGAAAAGTCACACTGATCCTGGTAAGTTCTATTTTACACTTCTTTTGTCTCCGGCCAGCTCTTTGACCAAATTAT TGGACA aattgtcTGCCATCAACGACGGTGATGACCTTGAGTTTCCACCACCATTGAGCTGCAGCTCTCCCTCATCGTTGAGTAGAAGCTCTGGAGATGCATGTACATCTTCAGCACAGAACAAACATG gaaaaaggaaaagagacaGCATATCCGAATTGGTGGCTTATCTTGAAAGGGCAGATGAGCGGTTCTTCCAGCACTCCAAGGACATGGAAAATGCACTGTTGCAACAAATGAGCGCAACTCATGGACTCATGGAGCACATGTTGACCACCAATGACAAAACTGCGCAAtga